AAAAATTCAATCCGTGGACTTGGCCTAAACATGCAGGCAAGTGTTTTTGAATTAGGAACAATTTCTCAAAAGGGCCAGCAAACCGCAAACCCTGCGAAGAGCTAGATTGTGGCATTTCGAAGAAAGGTGAGAATTCCATCAGAAAAATGACTTTATATTTTCATCTCCTTCCGTCTGGAGGAGAATCATTTAGCATCTTAAGAGGGAAACTTTTACAATGCGGGAATGAATGTGATTGTTTTCCATGGAAAAGAAAGACTCTAACAACCTGGACTTACTTGGTCGGTGACCGAGCCACTATATCAAAAAGAACGAGGCAATCAGGTAGGTTGGTATCTCTTGGTTCAGATTTGAGGCATCCATCAAAGAAGACCCTATTGTTCTGGCCTCAAGGAAAAGCAAACACCACTTCATGAGGCTCTGGAGTAAACTTTGAGCACAAGTGATGGATTTGTCATTCAGTCTGGAATTGAGCTTCTCGACGTGAGATCgatccaaaatcaaaaatggtGTGCAAATCATCCGGATGGACTTTGGTTGTCATAGCACTTTCCTGGACTTTGGTCTGTCATGCTGAGGAAAGTGGCCGACAAGCCAAGACATGTAAGCATTTGTGGGAAAAAGCTTTTGCATTTGCTTTTTGCATGTATCAGTCAATGCATTTTGCTTGCTTGTATTGCAGTATCCATGTTCCAAGTTGTGCGATTTCCCAATGAGCCTTGTTCCGGGGATGAGGTTCGCAATGGAACTTGCTACACGGGTGATTATGGGCAAAATCTTTTTCCTCTCGTTAGCCTTTTCTAAACCGATTTTCCTCACTTTAGCTGCCGAATGTGAGGCCAAAGATGGAACCAATTCTGGCCCTTGCGCTGGAGGCTTTGGCATCTGTTGCACATGTAAGCGTTAGCATCGTCATCTTGAACAACATGGCCTTACGAGGGGCTGAATCACAGCCGTTTAATTTAAAAGCCGCGTATTTTCTCATATCCACTTTTTATAGTTAACCTTGGATGTGACTCCATGAGCAATGAGAACTCCACGTACTTCCAATCTCCCACCAAAACCAATGAAGGGACTTGCCGCACGAAAATTTGCAAGACCAACGAAAATATCTGCCAACTCAGGTAGCGCTCCTTTCTTAGTTAGAAATTTACTACTccatgtaaattaggagcacacttagttagctcttgaatgtaatttacgatatcgtctatttcaccgctacttggttatatcggatttagtggtccaaatttcatcgtttttagccccaaaatgccccggttatatgttaattcaatttcccaaagaattaatatcgattttcactatcgcaaaaatgaaagattatttttccatatcTTAAACATTTactttaaaagcatccaaggtacatttagttgagtggtcacagaaaatttcacaaatatcaatgaagccttaaagaagctattttcagtttcaacaaagtcttcaagaaacgacaaaatctataacaatgtttgttgtatgtattgtcttcagaattcaagtgaatgcataactaagtgtacacatgatgattgtaaaacacattttcaaagattacacttttagtgtgttttaagtgacattatatagcatttttagctattgtgagactatgtaagaagaggaaaaatattcttttgtttttgtgatattgaaaatcgatattaattctttcggaaattgaattaacatataaccggggcattttggggctaaaaacaatgataaaaatatatcataatttatattcaagggctaactaaatgtgctcccaacttacattgagtaggtttttgaaaattttagtttttatgatgtttttaggtatgtaagttttttttgtgggctagaatttcacaaactaataaaatcaaaattgtttcccatgattttctgagggagaagaatgccaatttgtgtttgggaatttccatcaaaactttaaagggtatttttaccactgtggaCAGTTAGTGGTCTCTGGTCAAACTTTGCAAAACCCGGACAGTTTAtttaaatatatttatttgaGGGTGACAGGTTGGGTTTGAGCATGGATCTGACCGCACTAGAATAATTTGAATGcttaatttaaaaaataagTGTGCTTTTAgattggatttcttttccttcgCCATTGCCGGTCCCAAACCTCCCACCGACGTCGTGGGAGCCAACTTCCTGGGCGAAGACATGGCCACCACCGGAATTTGCGCCAAAGACACCTTTTCCGTAGTCAATCCAGGAGGCACCACTCCACCCGTTATTTGCGGCGAAAATGGAGGCGAACACAGTAAGAAGCCTAGACACAGAATCTTTACAACACTAAGGTTTTTTGAGTGATTGGTTCCCTTCAATTAGTGTACGTGAATTTCGCTTCGGAATGCGTGGACCTGATCTTCGACTTGGGGAGTGGCACGGATGCTGAGTGGAGTATCCGAATTTCGCAATATGATTGCAGCTACGAAAACCTGGCCCCATCCGGATGCTTGCAATATCTTTTTGGCGAAGATGAGGGAACTATCCAATcgttcaatttcaagcaagaCCAACACTTGGCTGACCAACGGCAAAAAGTGTGCATTCGGTGAGTTCCATCTCGAAGCCAACAATAAAAACGACCAAAAGCCCGCAAATATTTTCACGACTATCATCATCCTTTCATAGGCGAGAAATCAATGAATGCGAGATTTGCTACTACTATGAAACCAAGAAAGATATGCGTGTTTCTGGAGCCGGTGACATCAATGATCAATGTTGCGGGTAATCACCATGAGTACTTTGTTACGTAGGTCCATAGAATCACATGGTTTCTTATCGTTCTAGTTACGGCGATGATGGTAGTGATGCTAATGAAGGTGGTGATTGTCTGATTATTCCCTCACTGTTCTACTTCGATCAAGACGGGGAAAAACTGTTCGCGGAAGAAAGTGAATTCTGCGGTGCCGACGACAACACTTTCTCCGATGTCTATGATGAAGCCAAGACAGTCTGCAGTAAGAAGAGCAATCTTGTATAGAGTTTTCTGCCTTATGTGCTGAAGTGGTTTAGCATTAGGCTTGCATGCAGTTCAACAATCACGACGAGGAAGGTTTTGATCATGGTCACTTGTACAACTCGGGTCATGATTTAATATTTGACCGGTCTTATGATCAAGTGATGCTTAAGGATTCCGTTGTAATGGTTTCAGGTCAACGCGTTCCATTCCAATTGACCTTTCTCTCAGACACTTATGAGACTACCGACGAGGCTGATCCCGACGCTGACGAGCCTCAAAGAGGCTTTCGCATCAAATACTTCATGAATGGGAACTGCTGAGTGAGCGACTTTCTGGTTCATATTGAACTACGACCTCCAGTTCCTGGGTGAAAAATGTCTAAGCTAGTTTTAGATGGTTTTTGAATCCAGCTCCTATGATGAAATAAATAACTCTGctgaagaaaacaacaacaaattgaatgtGTGGATCTTTGGGGTTCTCAGGTTTActtatttcttgaaattgttcTTGGTAGTACATACGAGTGAGAGACAAAATTGGAATATAGGGTTGAGTGGACATGACAAACAACGATAAATGCTTCTAGGACGGATGAAGCTCCTAGAAATTACCAACGACGTCCTCCACCGCCTCCTCGACCACCCCCACCACGACCCCCGCCGTATCCACCCCCATAACCACGCCCACCACCGCCATAGCGACTACTTCCACCCGATCGGCGTCCGTAGCTGCTGTGGGCAAGCTCCTGTAGCTTGGGATTGACTACTTGTTTAGCCTCTTGTAACACTGACACGAGATCGTTGGCTTTGGCAGAGTTTCCTGGGGTGAATAGGGTGTAGGCGGTTCCTGTGCGGTCCTTGCGACCGGTTCGGCCAATTCGATGAATGTAGTCCTCAGAGTTATTCGGGTAGTCATAATTGATAACAAACTTGACATCATCCACGTCCAATCCACGAGCAGCCACATCCGTGGCCACGAGAATGGTAGTGGCACCGTGCTTGAACTCGCCCAAGACCCAATCGCGCTCCTTCTGTTGTTTGTCGCCGTGAATGCACATGGCTGGGTAGCCGTCCTTCCGCATGAGTCGGGTCAGCTCATCGGCCTTCCTCTTGGTTTCCACGAAGATCAATATCTTGTTATGAGGTTCGCATCCAATTTCTTCTAAAAGTCGAGCCAGTTTCTGCTCTTTCTGGAACTCGTCACACACGTCCACGATCTGAAGAATGTTGTGATTGGCGTGGAGGGTGAGAGCTCCGATGTTGATTTGAACGTAATCCTGGAGGAAATCTTCCGCCAAGCGTTGGACTTCTTTAGGCCAGGTGGCACTCCACATAAGTACTTGACGGTCCGGGCGGATCTGCTCGATGATCTTGCGGATTTGGGGCTCGAAGCCCATGTCCAACATGCGGTCGGCTTCGTCCAAGACCAAGTAAGTGGTGCGTCTCAAGTTGGTCTTCCCCATCTCGAGGAAATCGATCAATCGACCAGGGGTGGCAATGACGATTTCACATCCGTTCTCCAAATCACGGAGCTGGGGTCCCTTGGGTGCTCCCCCGAACACGCACGTGTTTCGGATCTTGGATGAGCGGCCGAACTCGGTGGCCACTTCTTGAATCTGTTGGGCCAACTCGCGAGTGGGTGCCAAGACCAGAACAATGGGTCCATCCCCACGTTCCAAGTAGGGTTGATTGTTGACATGAATAATACCGGGGAGAAGGTAACCTAAGGTTTTGCCCGAACCTGTCATGGCGATGCCCACCATGTTGAGCCCAGAAATAGCGATGGGCCAGCCTTGAGATTGAATGGCAGTTGGGGTTGTGAAGCCTTGTCTCTCAACCTCCTTCATCACGTAGTCCGGGAAGCCACCCTCGTGAAAGTTCATGATGGGATTGGGAATGTTAGATCCTTTGATGATCGAGATCTCTCTTTCCTTGCGATAAGCGTTCACGGCGGCCGGATCAGCATTGACTAAGTTAGGATGGGGATTGTAGAAGTGCTTCTCGAAGGGCACCAGACTGTATTCGTCCCATCGGACCTTGCGGAGACCTTCACCGGGTTGCTTGCCCTTCATGCCACCACCTCCACGGCCTCCGTATCGGTCACCTCCACCTCCATAACGATCACCTCCACCGAAACGACTGCTGCCTCCACGGTCGCTACCAAAGCGGCTTCCTCCTCcgccgccgccaccaccaTAGCTGCTACCACGACTTCCACCATAACTACTTCCTCCACCGTAACGATTCATCTGAATTTGAAGAATAAATTAGTACATCATGCAAGGTACGagcagttttttttatcaaaaaaaagagtcaatCACTACAGCATTTAACTCCTGGGCCGCAAGAACAAGGACGAATGGAATGGCTTCCAAACCTTACCTTGAGTTTCCTCCACTAAGCGAGTGAGAGCGGAGGACGGCCAAGGAACTTAAATACTGTACCGTGAGTGAGCAACGAACATCAGAATCCAGGAGGACGATACCAAAAATCTGTCCCCTGAAAACCTGTGACAAAATAAATTAACGCGTGGAATCCCTCCTGCCAAGGCAATGCATCAACCAAGACCACCATTTGAGATTAGAAAACTTCCCCAAGATCTACCCATGAGAATAGAGAGTAGAATCTGTCCAAGATAACCCTGGGCTAGGCATTGCGCAGATCCCTGGTTGAATTCGACTTTGAACGAGGCAAGGCTGTCAGGTTTCAATAACAGTATAGCAAATTCGCCACCCACCCACACTAAAGTTGTTCGGTTTTTACCCAGTTCCCATGTTTTCCCTATTCTCAAGATAGATATTAGAAATGTGTTTCCCAACGTGAGgatatatatgtgtgtgtatCAACGTTCAGTGATTCTTGCGTCGGATCCGGACTCTGACTCCATCCGACCCCAAGAAAACCTGGGACATTGATGGCGCCTGACACTCTGACCTGTCTTCGTTGGTTACCCGTCATCATTTCCGGTACTGACCCGCTCTGAGTGTATACTAGCTCATCCTCCGTCCATAACGCGTCAGTCTCTTGATCCCGCTTGGCTAGCCAAAGGTTTGAGGCCCGGCTGCTTCACAAGAAGGACGATCACCGTCAAGGTTTCGGTGCTCAGGAGCTTTTATTGTGTCAAGACGACGTCAGAACGATCAAACAAAGGCAATCGGAATCGCTTCAGAGAAACGTGAGCCTTTGCTTCGAGGTGATGAGCTAGTAATGCCGCCAAAACGAATCCTGGAGACAAGTGCCAGTGACGACTAATCAATCGATAGAAAGAGACCGATGGTAAAAGTTATCGAGTTTGCTTTCGGCTAAAAAAAACAGGAACCATTCCCCATTTGCATGATAAGTAGTTGTGGTCAATTTGGAAGCAGGACTGTCTGTAGGCTGTTACCAACAAAGCACCCCGAAGCTCAAGCCTTACAATAGTCGCGGTAACAGGCTTAAGAAATTGATTCCATACAGTAACAGTCCAAATTGACAAAAGCCGCAATCATCGATATAATCTCTTTATCTGTTCCCGATCAGACGAGCCAAACCGAATCACCGTGATCCCCCACGGCCAGTCAGTCATTCGATCGCTCGGTGCCCCACGTGGACCGGTGAGCAACGGGCACAAGGCCGGGTGCAGATCGAAATCGATCGACCACCACGTGGTAGGCGTCAGAGAGTTCCAGGCGAAGCGGCCACCCTCACTCACACCCAATCACGGTCAAACGGAGAGCCATGTGAGCCCATCCTGGCTGGGCTGGGGGCGAGTGAGAAGGTAGCCAGTAGCCTGGAAGGCGAACACACAACTAACAGGAAGTTCATGATGGGCATGTTGATGGAGGATGGAAGATGGAGGATGGATCCACGCTTGTTTAAGAGACTTTCCTCGTGGGATCGAGGGCCAAGGAAAGGCGTAACTCACTCTCAATAGATGTTGGAGATGTTCCGGATGTTTCGGGGGTTGATTCCAAAGCGATGCGACCAAGGATGGACAAGATTGGCGGCGATTTGATCTCACGAGAATTCACACACGTCCGTTCAGAACAGTGGATGATTCAAGATGGCGTGGAGTCAGACAGGGTGACTAATCGGAGATGTCAGACGAATTGGGAAGGGAAAGCCCACGCTCAGTGTTGCCGTAAATATGTTGGTATTAGTTGGTGCTTGTGATGAAAAAATGGCACGAATTTCCAAAATTAAAtataattgaaacaaaacgcCTGAAATCTGTCAAACTTCTGAGGTTGGTAAAATTATTTTGTAAAAGTATATTCAAAATCAGTGgaagatttaagaaaaaatcatttcaatacGTCTATTAAATTTCTTAGTTTGACCTCATATAGAAACTTCCCTAAGATTATATCAGCTGAATCTTCTTATTGTTGCAGAAATTGTCACATAAAACCGAAACTGGATATAGCAAAATGCAATATTACTTGAGCTCATTACAAGCTCATAGGGCTTGAGAGCCAGATCTTGTAGCATAGAATATTGCCGTATATCAGAACTAGTGATGAgatcaaacaaacaatcagGAAATACTGTGATTGAGAATACCGATCTACATCTTTTAATTGGATGCCACATGGCTAGTGAGACACAAGAAGCCTTATAACTAGCGTCAAAATGCGGCCCTCTTTTCCATTTGTCCAACTTGGTTGGAGTCTTGGCTCCAATCTGACTTGTGCATTAGGATGCATTGGAGTCTttgcttttcaagttttccaacAACCTGAGTTTTGAAAACTCATTTCATCTCATGCAATAGGCCATgttaagtaaaggaaattcaagaaaaatggagTGGGGCAGCACTGATCTGGAGCAATTTTAGGAGGGAAAAATTAGACAAACATTATAGCCAACTTGCCTTTGCACTCGACCCTGAATCCAAtcgaattttcaactattgaGTGAGTTGTACTACATAACTCAAACGTGtgccattttttgcaactCTGTCACTGTACTAATATATTGGTTTAATATCAGAATACCgattgcttcaacaagccagcaaattgaattaaatgacaaattcagtctataCCCACTGCAGGTTGGCTGTAATGCTTccaatttaaaagaaaaagggtacagaaatgaagacccaagatcaagaacgagttttaaagcgGCTTTGCTTCCAAGacctagaaaggcagggtcacgttttgccaCTGATTTAAgcggttttgattttgcttgtgTACCCTCGTTtgcttgtgatgggagccctaaccaaGGTCCTTGAAGCATAAATGCTGACATTCTggttcgaaacacatcaccAATGAAGGGTAAACTGACATTAAAGCTAAAACTTAAGGTATGCCACAATATGAGCATATAGAATAATTTTCACTTGTGTCTGGTGACGGTTAAGGAGTAAAACAAATATACATTCCATTTCGTCAAAGAAATAGTTCATATGCTGATTGATCgcaatatttcataatttgaCTCTCCGGCATAGATATACATTAAGCAAGAAGTGATGTAATAGTGTTGCAGAAAAATAAAGCCTTGGGAATATTTCCACTGTGTCAAGACTAATCATCTTTTAAAGCCATTCTTCCGATCTCACTTGTCAGCCAATCCCCGGCTTGGCTGAAACGAATACAAAAACTAGCAACACTGAAATGATGACAAAGTAGAAGAAACATGGAACAAGAAATATGGTTCGATTTAAAATCTTGGGGTTTCCCACGATAGCTTTTGGATCCAGAACTTACTTAGTTCAATTCTAAAATCTTTTAAAGCTGTATCATTTAGTGTGAGCAATGACGATTGATCCTTGACAAATGGTCACCCTGCAATGATGACGAAATGAGGGGAAATCGCCGATTTAACGGTTGTGAAAGATGACTAAGTTCAAAGAAAAGGGAGAACGTGGCAACTTGCTCGTTATTTTTGTTTCGGTTTTTGTGTAGCTCAAAACCCACGGTTGATTCTACAAACTAGAACTTATAATTTTCTCATTAAGggctcatttcatttcatcaaaaatcTATCCCAAATAAGCTCTATTGATGAAAAGATAGGGACACATAAATTCCGTCCCACAGCCAAATTAGCCATCGAATTATATGTCTTGAACCCACTTTACGACTGTTTTGATGCTTGGTAGTTTAAAATCATTGAGGTAAAGGAAATATTAAGTAATAACCCAGAAGTCATCGAGTCAAATCCTCTATAGCGAATGATTGTAACTCGACTGAGGGAGAGGGCAGATTATTTCAACATTGTCGTCTTGAACGTTTGTTGTGAACCTATCTCACGTTGCTTCTTGAAATAAGATAGTCCCATAAAAAAGCAACTGATAAACCCaggggaaaaaatgttgtCGCGATAATTTTTATAACTGAGTTTAAAGGTGAAttcgtttcaaaaaaaaataaatttgcccCTTCGTACCTGAGAATCAGGATTCATCGACCTTGAAAGGAATCGTTATAGTATGACAAAATAATAGAACATATTATCTATTTTATTGACCAAGACTGGAATGTATTAgatatgttcttgatttcaTTCCGTTGAACTTTTCCTTTATTTGGGAGAAATCGCAAATCAAGTACGATACTAAAAGTCAAATCCCCGTCACAGCTCTAGTTTCTATTTCAGAGAAAGGTACTTTAAAGAGGTTTCAAAACAGAACTTTTCAGCCCAAGCAATGAATGTGATAACATCACCggaaattaaaatcaaaacgagaaaatgttcaatgatgCACCTCTTTAGCACCTGGCATTGCATAAAATGTTGTtggtcatttgaaatttgagtgCAAACAACTCACATCACATTGTTGTGgtttcattgcattttgtaCTTGATAGGTGTTTTAGAGGATTCCGAAAGTGGATGAAAACGCTCGCTCAGTTTGTCGTGTTTGTTGAATTGTACGAATATGATAGAGAGGTCGATAGGTATCTTGGAGCACGAGCCACACAAGAAGACTCCAATCATTCCATCATGCAGGGTGCACTGAACTCCAGTGGTGTTCATCATATCAAGCATCTACAGCAGACTACATACAGGCACTCTTCCATTTTCCCCCCTCTTAGTGTAAACGTAGTAATTATCAACAAAGCAATTCTGGCTTTTGCAGCGATTTTTTCTGGAAACGGCCAATACTTCACTCCTTCATGACCAGATATCAGAcctttttgcaaagaaatcaGTTGAAGATAACTGATATGCAACTCACCAAGCAAATGCAAGAGATCACCCTCTGAAGTAACAAGCCTAGCAGCCATGGCATGGAAGTAGAGCGTCCGCTTTCCATTATGCTACCTTGGTTTGATCCCTGGCTAGTCAAATCCGAGTCTTAGTGGTATTTATAATTCAATATGAGTTGCTCTGTTAACACTGAAACGGGTGAACCTGTTGTCAATCCTACAGGGTATGGTCAGAAATTAGAATAAATGATGGTTTTGATAGCTTAGGCCGGAAAGCaggctaattttttttttcctgtttggTCATTTGCATtgtgaactttttttggacgtttttgcattttcacttttaaaaTGTCCTCTTTTGTGAAAAGCCTATGGATTACTTATatgttttgtcatttcaagATTATTCAGGAAAGATTAGAATCACTTGCAATCCTTGAAGTAATGGTTGCTGGCACCCATG
This Tigriopus californicus strain San Diego chromosome 7, Tcal_SD_v2.1, whole genome shotgun sequence DNA region includes the following protein-coding sequences:
- the LOC131883175 gene encoding uncharacterized protein LOC131883175, encoding MVCKSSGWTLVVIALSWTLVCHAEESGRQAKTLSMFQVVRFPNEPCSGDEVRNGTCYTAAECEAKDGTNSGPCAGGFGICCTFNLGCDSMSNENSTYFQSPTKTNEGTCRTKICKTNENICQLRLDFFSFAIAGPKPPTDVVGANFLGEDMATTGICAKDTFSVVNPGGTTPPVICGENGGEHMYVNFASECVDLIFDLGSGTDAEWSIRISQYDCSYENLAPSGCLQYLFGEDEGTIQSFNFKQDQHLADQRQKVCIRREINECEICYYYETKKDMRVSGAGDINDQCCGYGDDGSDANEGGDCLIIPSLFYFDQDGEKLFAEESEFCGADDNTFSDVYDEAKTVCSQRVPFQLTFLSDTYETTDEADPDADEPQRGFRIKYFMNGNC
- the LOC131883174 gene encoding uncharacterized protein LOC131883174, giving the protein MNRYGGGSSYGGSRGSSYGGGGGGGGSRFGSDRGGSSRFGGGDRYGGGGDRYGGRGGGGMKGKQPGEGLRKVRWDEYSLVPFEKHFYNPHPNLVNADPAAVNAYRKEREISIIKGSNIPNPIMNFHEGGFPDYVMKEVERQGFTTPTAIQSQGWPIAISGLNMVGIAMTGSGKTLGYLLPGIIHVNNQPYLERGDGPIVLVLAPTRELAQQIQEVATEFGRSSKIRNTCVFGGAPKGPQLRDLENGCEIVIATPGRLIDFLEMGKTNLRRTTYLVLDEADRMLDMGFEPQIRKIIEQIRPDRQVLMWSATWPKEVQRLAEDFLQDYVQINIGALTLHANHNILQIVDVCDEFQKEQKLARLLEEIGCEPHNKILIFVETKRKADELTRLMRKDGYPAMCIHGDKQQKERDWVLGEFKHGATTILVATDVAARGLDVDDVKFVINYDYPNNSEDYIHRIGRTGRKDRTGTAYTLFTPGNSAKANDLVSVLQEAKQVVNPKLQELAHSSYGRRSGGSSRYGGGGRGYGGGYGGGRGGGGRGGGGGRRW